In a single window of the Acetivibrio clariflavus DSM 19732 genome:
- the hypB gene encoding hydrogenase nickel incorporation protein HypB: protein MELQKVEIIQDIYNENEKIALSVKQKLNDNGIFVINVLGSPGSGKTSAIKEIIKLLPDVKSYVIEGDLESDIDTQKMRAMGVETYQINTGGACHLDAPTVERALEKLSLSEKGILFIENIGNLVCTAEFVVGENIKMLICSVPEGSDKPYKYPIIFENADVIVLNKCDLKEYVDFDDKFFYDGINALNKKAPVFEVCAKTGEGFDKLVEWINKVRL, encoded by the coding sequence ATGGAACTTCAAAAAGTTGAAATAATACAGGATATATATAACGAAAATGAAAAAATTGCATTGTCAGTCAAGCAAAAACTAAATGATAATGGGATTTTTGTTATTAATGTTTTAGGTTCGCCGGGGTCGGGGAAAACTTCTGCCATAAAAGAAATTATCAAATTACTTCCCGATGTTAAGTCTTATGTTATTGAAGGGGATTTGGAGTCGGACATTGATACTCAAAAAATGAGGGCAATGGGTGTGGAGACCTATCAAATAAATACCGGTGGAGCTTGTCATTTGGATGCTCCTACTGTGGAAAGGGCACTGGAAAAGCTTAGCCTTAGTGAAAAAGGCATCCTGTTTATTGAGAACATTGGGAACTTGGTGTGTACAGCAGAGTTTGTTGTGGGAGAAAACATAAAAATGTTGATTTGCTCGGTACCTGAGGGAAGCGATAAACCGTACAAATATCCGATAATTTTTGAAAATGCCGATGTCATTGTATTGAACAAGTGCGATTTAAAAGAGTATGTGGATTTTGACGATAAGTTCTTCTATGACGGGATAAATGCTTTAAATAAAAAGGCGCCGGTTTTTGAAGTATGTGCAAAGACGGGAGAAGGTTTTGATAAATTGGTAGAATGGATAAACAAGGTAAGATTATAA
- a CDS encoding NADH-quinone oxidoreductase subunit L: MAVLFFLVLFPIGVALLTALAPNHQVRNWIVKVSAGIISAATCILTFLFLKFDLNYYEINFEAINKVMLCLELLIGAYVVYLGIKDKKYLISLLMAAQAIVLCWIEFKLIGSVEIEYNMFIDKFSLIMAILVGIIGSFICLYSVGYMHDYHKNHKEIKDQRRKFFFILFIFLSAMFGMIFSNNLMWLYFFWEITTLCSFLLIGYTGTEESRNNAYRALMFNVLGGLAFAVALALLASKAGILELNKLISGEKVSVLIPAVLICFAGLTKSAQMPFSSWLLGAMVAPTPTSALLHSSTMVKAGVYVIIRLAPILNDTAAGFLVALVGGFTFLIASLIAIAQTDAKKVLAYSTIANLGLIVTCGGIGTYESVWAAVLLIIFHAVAKSLLFLCVGTVEHELGSRNIEVMHGLIKKMPILAIMLIVGIAGMFLAPFGMLISKWAALKAIVDTNPLLVIFIAFGSAATLFFWTKWMGKIIAIPQKEEQMEIIVKKTEILPMAVLSVATIMVCLMFPFISSKLVNPYVVEVFNHGASMDTGNVIIMLIMMGLILLLPIRLLVSRKELKEVSIYLGGANADEPKRFYGSMGTVQKLYIENYYMDRYFGEGRLFKIGLAICSAATLLMLVMAFIY; the protein is encoded by the coding sequence ATGGCTGTGTTATTTTTTTTAGTGTTATTTCCTATAGGTGTGGCATTATTAACTGCATTGGCACCTAACCACCAAGTCAGGAATTGGATTGTAAAAGTATCTGCCGGAATTATTTCAGCGGCAACTTGTATATTGACTTTTTTGTTTTTAAAATTTGATTTGAATTACTATGAAATTAATTTTGAGGCCATAAACAAGGTAATGTTATGTTTGGAACTGCTAATTGGAGCATATGTTGTTTATCTCGGTATAAAGGATAAAAAATATTTAATTTCATTGTTAATGGCAGCTCAGGCAATAGTTCTCTGCTGGATAGAGTTTAAACTGATCGGTTCCGTAGAGATAGAATATAACATGTTTATAGATAAGTTTTCACTGATTATGGCTATATTGGTAGGGATTATTGGTAGCTTTATATGCCTGTATTCAGTGGGATATATGCATGACTATCACAAGAATCACAAAGAAATAAAGGATCAGAGGAGAAAGTTCTTTTTTATTTTATTCATATTCTTGTCTGCCATGTTTGGAATGATATTTTCCAATAACTTAATGTGGTTGTATTTCTTCTGGGAGATTACTACTTTATGTTCTTTCCTTCTGATTGGATATACTGGTACGGAGGAATCCAGGAACAATGCCTATAGGGCTTTGATGTTTAATGTTTTGGGAGGACTTGCTTTTGCCGTTGCTCTTGCACTTCTGGCAAGTAAGGCAGGAATATTGGAACTTAATAAACTGATATCCGGCGAAAAAGTAAGTGTATTGATTCCGGCAGTATTGATATGTTTTGCCGGTCTTACAAAGTCAGCGCAAATGCCGTTTTCATCATGGTTGTTGGGGGCAATGGTGGCACCTACTCCGACATCCGCCCTTCTCCATTCAAGTACCATGGTAAAAGCCGGTGTGTATGTGATTATAAGGCTTGCACCTATATTAAACGATACTGCAGCAGGCTTTTTGGTGGCTCTTGTAGGGGGCTTTACATTTTTGATTGCTTCTCTTATTGCCATAGCTCAGACGGATGCAAAAAAAGTTCTGGCTTATTCCACTATTGCGAATTTGGGACTTATTGTAACATGCGGCGGAATTGGAACCTATGAATCGGTATGGGCTGCAGTTTTGCTGATTATATTCCATGCTGTTGCCAAATCTCTTTTATTCCTTTGTGTAGGTACAGTGGAACACGAACTTGGCAGCAGAAATATTGAAGTTATGCATGGACTGATAAAAAAGATGCCAATACTTGCGATCATGCTTATTGTTGGAATTGCAGGCATGTTCCTTGCACCGTTCGGAATGCTCATTAGTAAGTGGGCCGCACTTAAGGCAATTGTTGATACCAATCCCTTGCTTGTAATATTCATTGCCTTTGGCAGTGCTGCAACACTTTTTTTCTGGACAAAGTGGATGGGCAAGATTATTGCAATTCCTCAAAAGGAAGAGCAAATGGAGATTATTGTTAAGAAGACTGAGATATTACCTATGGCTGTGTTGTCTGTTGCTACAATTATGGTCTGTCTGATGTTCCCGTTTATTTCATCGAAACTGGTTAATCCCTACGTAGTAGAGGTATTTAATCATGGCGCTTCCATGGATACAGGAAATGTAATTATTATGTTGATTATGATGGGCTTGATACTATTGCTTCCTATAAGATTGCTGGTATCCAGGAAAGAGTTGAAAGAGGTTTCCATATACTTGGGCGGAGCAAATGCCGATGAACCCAAAAGATTTTATGGCTCAATGGGAACGGTTCAAAAGCTGTATATAGAAAATTACTATATGGACAGGTATTTTGGGGAAGGACGATTGTTTAAAATAGGTTTGGCAATTTGCTCGGCAGCTACCTTATTGATGCTGGTTATGGCTTTTATTTACTAA
- a CDS encoding MutS-related protein: protein MVSKVSLLYRNACKKLKIEGENPDFIKDLQLDEILKIMTSGSTSINAERVIVSVFSELCQDAEDISYRYEVLQDFIEQPQMLFDLKAAFDMMMPIERERQLSNRRRADVTAEYRLGYGVNTLLGYSSVCKKVGEVLKGYRNKYSSRGLNLLYEAVLSYVDNDNFYKLEKILLDLKKCTQGYIRIKLNAKLDSCFKLKDAVILDIDNNGYVSKILERDEYIKARLSKGFKSLKNIGRKIQGNYVLKNIDYILEENANEIKDKTLNGIVQILETMIANISSFLRNLSDEMLFYEGALKLVQTMKKLGLVTSRADMAPIDERTFIAEDLYDLSFAFYLSEKGYMNPLEKIVTNDVYIKGDERIQIITGPNQGGKTTYIRAMGILQILAQAGIPVPAMKAVISPVDMIFTHFPADEKPESNEGRLGEELLRMRTIIEDATEHSLVLINEAFASTNSKEGSMIAQDILAAIAIIGSRCSFVTHLYELAHRVSSINNDLGNLGVKCSRLINMVAQYEKSKDVREEDSDVEVRKRTYKIIPGVPSKSSFAADIAAQFKIRYADFIQKLE, encoded by the coding sequence ATGGTTAGCAAAGTCAGCCTTTTATATAGGAATGCATGCAAAAAGCTGAAAATTGAAGGTGAAAATCCTGATTTTATTAAAGATTTGCAGTTGGATGAGATTCTCAAAATTATGACATCGGGAAGCACAAGTATAAACGCAGAACGTGTTATTGTTTCGGTTTTTTCTGAACTTTGTCAGGACGCGGAGGATATTTCATATAGGTATGAAGTACTTCAGGATTTCATTGAACAGCCTCAAATGCTTTTTGATTTAAAAGCTGCTTTTGACATGATGATGCCGATTGAAAGAGAAAGGCAGTTATCAAACAGGAGAAGAGCTGACGTTACAGCAGAATATAGACTCGGATATGGAGTCAATACGTTGCTTGGATACAGCAGTGTATGTAAAAAGGTAGGGGAGGTATTAAAAGGATACAGGAACAAATATTCATCCCGGGGATTGAATCTTTTATACGAGGCTGTTCTTAGTTATGTCGATAACGATAATTTTTATAAACTTGAAAAGATCTTGTTGGATCTTAAAAAGTGTACCCAGGGATATATCAGAATAAAGCTGAACGCAAAGCTGGATAGCTGCTTCAAACTCAAGGATGCTGTTATTCTGGATATTGATAATAATGGATATGTAAGCAAAATACTGGAGAGGGATGAATATATAAAAGCACGCCTGTCAAAAGGATTTAAGAGCCTGAAAAATATTGGGCGAAAAATTCAAGGCAATTATGTTTTAAAGAACATAGATTATATTCTTGAAGAGAATGCTAATGAGATTAAGGATAAGACTCTTAACGGAATTGTTCAGATATTGGAAACTATGATTGCCAATATCTCATCCTTTCTGAGAAATCTTTCCGACGAAATGTTGTTTTATGAAGGTGCGCTAAAACTTGTGCAAACAATGAAAAAACTAGGATTGGTAACTTCAAGGGCAGATATGGCACCAATTGATGAAAGGACTTTTATTGCAGAAGATTTATATGATTTAAGTTTTGCTTTTTACCTTTCTGAAAAAGGTTACATGAATCCTCTCGAAAAAATAGTTACTAATGATGTTTATATAAAAGGAGATGAAAGGATCCAAATTATTACCGGACCCAACCAGGGAGGAAAAACTACCTATATAAGGGCAATGGGTATTCTGCAGATTCTTGCGCAAGCAGGGATTCCGGTCCCGGCAATGAAAGCAGTAATTAGTCCTGTAGATATGATATTTACTCATTTCCCGGCAGATGAAAAACCCGAAAGCAATGAAGGCAGATTGGGCGAGGAACTGCTCAGAATGAGGACTATAATCGAAGATGCCACAGAGCATAGTCTTGTATTAATAAATGAAGCCTTTGCATCTACCAATTCAAAAGAGGGGAGCATGATTGCGCAGGATATACTGGCGGCAATTGCAATTATCGGCTCCAGATGTTCTTTTGTTACCCATCTTTACGAATTGGCTCATAGGGTTAGCAGCATAAACAATGATTTGGGAAATTTAGGGGTAAAATGCAGCCGTTTAATAAATATGGTGGCTCAATATGAAAAAAGTAAAGATGTCAGAGAGGAAGATTCGGACGTTGAAGTCAGAAAAAGAACGTACAAAATAATTCCGGGTGTTCCTTCCAAATCGAGTTTTGCAGCTGATATAGCCGCTCAGTTTAAAATAAGATATGCTGATTTCATTCAGAAGCTAGAATAG
- a CDS encoding nickel-dependent hydrogenase large subunit translates to MSRRTIIPFGPQHPVLPEPIHLDLVMEDEKVVEAIPSIGFVHRGLEKLVEKKDFIEYIYVAERICGICSFMHGMGYSQAIEQIMNIEVPERALFLRTIWAEFSRIHSHLLWLGLLADAFGFESLFMQSWRVREKVLDIMEETTGGRVIFGSCKIGGVRKDIDTVTLKRIEKVLVDLEKEIREISNVFLNEYTVKSRLVGVGVLSKEDAYNLGAVGPMMRASGIAQDMRKLGYGAYSQLDFEPITRASGDSYDRCAVRIEELFQSIDLIRQAIGKIPEGPVDTKVTGNPDGEAFVRLEQPRGEVVYYVKANGTKFLDRLRVRTPTFANIPALLKMLKGCDYADVPILILTIDPCISCTER, encoded by the coding sequence ATGTCAAGAAGAACGATTATACCTTTTGGACCACAACATCCCGTATTGCCCGAGCCTATTCATCTGGACCTTGTAATGGAAGATGAAAAGGTGGTGGAAGCAATTCCATCCATAGGATTTGTGCACAGAGGGTTGGAAAAGCTGGTAGAGAAGAAGGATTTTATTGAATATATCTATGTAGCAGAAAGAATATGCGGAATTTGCAGTTTTATGCATGGAATGGGGTATTCTCAAGCAATTGAGCAAATTATGAATATAGAAGTCCCGGAACGAGCATTGTTTTTGCGTACAATATGGGCAGAGTTTTCAAGGATTCACAGTCATTTGCTCTGGTTGGGGCTTTTGGCCGATGCTTTCGGATTTGAGAGTTTATTTATGCAGTCCTGGAGAGTGCGAGAAAAGGTTTTGGACATAATGGAGGAAACTACCGGTGGACGGGTAATATTCGGCTCTTGCAAAATAGGCGGTGTTCGTAAGGATATAGACACTGTAACTCTGAAGAGAATAGAGAAGGTTCTTGTGGACCTTGAAAAGGAAATCCGGGAGATTAGCAATGTGTTTTTGAATGAGTATACTGTTAAAAGCAGACTGGTTGGGGTAGGGGTACTTTCCAAAGAAGATGCCTATAATTTGGGTGCCGTTGGGCCAATGATGCGTGCAAGCGGTATTGCTCAGGATATGAGAAAATTAGGTTATGGGGCTTATTCCCAGTTGGATTTTGAACCTATTACCCGAGCAAGTGGAGACAGTTATGATAGATGTGCTGTAAGGATTGAGGAATTGTTTCAATCAATAGACCTGATAAGGCAGGCCATCGGGAAGATACCGGAAGGTCCTGTTGATACTAAGGTTACAGGAAATCCCGACGGGGAGGCTTTTGTTCGACTGGAACAGCCAAGAGGTGAGGTTGTGTACTATGTTAAAGCCAACGGAACTAAATTTTTGGACCGTTTGAGAGTACGCACACCTACTTTTGCCAACATCCCGGCATTGCTTAAGATGCTAAAGGGATGTGATTATGCTGATGTTCCTATTTTAATATTAACTATAGATCCATGTATCAGTTGTACCGAGAGGTGA
- the hypA gene encoding hydrogenase maturation nickel metallochaperone HypA produces MHEYSITQQIVKIAEEKAKSHGAVKIERISLVVGELSGFIGESIQMYFDILSKGTLAEGAILDITYIKPQLKCSKCNTYFYRKRFSFECPQCGGMGMPTEIGKEFYVKDIDIYVG; encoded by the coding sequence ATGCACGAGTACTCGATAACGCAACAAATAGTTAAGATAGCTGAAGAGAAAGCAAAAAGCCATGGCGCTGTTAAAATTGAACGGATTTCCCTTGTAGTGGGTGAATTGTCCGGCTTTATCGGGGAATCCATTCAAATGTATTTTGATATTCTGTCAAAAGGAACCCTGGCAGAAGGTGCAATTTTGGACATAACTTATATAAAGCCTCAGCTGAAATGTTCAAAATGCAATACCTATTTTTATCGCAAGAGGTTTTCTTTTGAGTGCCCTCAATGTGGGGGTATGGGTATGCCAACCGAGATTGGCAAGGAGTTTTATGTCAAGGATATTGATATTTATGTCGGGTAG
- a CDS encoding 4Fe-4S dicluster domain-containing protein: MFAFNMTKSIFKNLFTKSPAARASLAKKEFKRNTRGKIDINIESCVFCGICQKKCPTGAISVNRTDKKWEIERLKCITCGYCVEACPKKCLSMGNEYSGPALSKDKEVFENARVLDNATNS, from the coding sequence ATGTTTGCATTTAATATGACTAAATCAATATTTAAAAATTTATTTACAAAATCTCCGGCAGCAAGAGCTTCTCTTGCTAAAAAGGAATTTAAACGAAATACAAGAGGCAAAATTGATATAAATATTGAGTCTTGTGTATTTTGCGGTATTTGCCAGAAAAAGTGTCCGACCGGTGCCATATCGGTAAATAGAACGGACAAGAAATGGGAGATTGAGAGGCTTAAGTGTATAACCTGCGGTTATTGTGTGGAAGCATGTCCTAAGAAATGCCTTTCGATGGGTAATGAGTATTCAGGACCTGCTTTATCGAAGGATAAGGAAGTATTTGAAAATGCACGAGTACTCGATAACGCAACAAATAGTTAA
- a CDS encoding respiratory chain complex I subunit 1 family protein, producing MRIAISVILFIILGPLIGGLLSGLDRVITAKMQGRVGPPLLQPFYDVSKLLKKETLLVNKTQDFYVFAFLVLIIFTGCLFFAGEDLLLVVFALTLASVLLVLAAFSTSSPYSHMGAERELIQMMSYEPMVIIMTVGVYMITKNFYISKIVAFDKPLIMYLPGVFLGFLYVLTIKFRKSPFDLSMSHHAHQEIVRGITTEFTGKKLAMIEIAHWYENVFLLGFIYLFFANNPVIGIIATLAAFFLEIFIDNSSARVKWEFAMVSSWVVAISLGMVNIAVLYFIG from the coding sequence TTGAGAATTGCAATTTCTGTAATATTGTTTATAATACTTGGGCCTTTGATAGGTGGACTGTTATCGGGCCTGGACAGAGTTATCACTGCAAAAATGCAGGGAAGAGTAGGTCCTCCATTGTTACAGCCCTTTTATGATGTTTCAAAGCTGTTAAAAAAGGAAACGCTTCTTGTTAATAAAACACAGGACTTTTATGTGTTTGCCTTTTTGGTGCTGATAATTTTTACAGGATGTTTGTTCTTCGCAGGGGAAGATTTGCTTTTGGTGGTTTTTGCACTGACCCTTGCCAGTGTATTGCTGGTGTTAGCAGCTTTTTCTACATCATCTCCCTACAGCCATATGGGTGCTGAAAGGGAATTAATCCAAATGATGTCCTATGAACCCATGGTTATTATTATGACTGTGGGGGTATATATGATTACAAAGAACTTTTATATTTCAAAAATTGTGGCTTTTGACAAACCTTTGATAATGTATTTACCGGGAGTATTTTTGGGATTTTTGTATGTGTTGACTATCAAGTTCAGAAAATCTCCCTTTGACTTGTCGATGTCACACCATGCTCATCAGGAAATAGTAAGGGGGATTACAACAGAGTTCACCGGTAAGAAACTGGCTATGATTGAAATAGCGCATTGGTATGAAAATGTATTTTTATTAGGATTTATATACCTGTTTTTTGCGAATAATCCGGTGATAGGGATAATTGCCACATTAGCGGCTTTTTTTCTGGAGATATTTATCGATAACAGCAGTGCCAGAGTAAAATGGGAATTTGCAATGGTATCTTCCTGGGTTGTGGCAATAAGTCTTGGAATGGTTAATATAGCTGTTTTGTACTTTATTGGATAG
- a CDS encoding NADH-quinone oxidoreductase subunit B family protein encodes MSSLSRSPWVLHYDASSCNGCDIEVLACLTPMYDAEQLGVINTGNPKHADIFVITGSVNEQNKDVIKNLYNQMPDPKVVVAVGICAATGGIFKDCYNVMGGVDQILPVDVYVPGCAARPEAIMEGIAKAAEILEEKYRHMKEDK; translated from the coding sequence ATGTCTTCGCTGTCAAGATCACCCTGGGTTCTTCATTATGACGCTTCCAGCTGTAATGGCTGTGATATAGAAGTACTTGCATGTTTGACACCTATGTATGATGCTGAACAACTTGGAGTTATAAATACTGGAAATCCAAAACATGCAGATATTTTTGTAATAACAGGTTCTGTTAACGAGCAGAATAAAGATGTTATAAAAAATCTCTATAACCAGATGCCGGATCCTAAGGTAGTAGTGGCTGTAGGCATATGTGCGGCGACCGGAGGAATTTTTAAGGACTGTTATAATGTCATGGGCGGCGTTGATCAGATTTTACCTGTTGATGTTTATGTGCCGGGTTGCGCTGCAAGGCCTGAGGCAATAATGGAGGGTATTGCAAAGGCTGCTGAAATACTCGAGGAAAAATACCGGCATATGAAAGAAGACAAGTAA
- a CDS encoding NADH-quinone oxidoreductase subunit C, translating into MTNKQEIRNITLNELVSSVRDLASKGYRLVQMSCTNFGENVQLNYSFDKDYEFINLRLDIPSDTQVQSISNIYWSAVMYENEIHDLFGLKFNGMAIDFKGNLYRTSVKIPFGSC; encoded by the coding sequence ATGACTAATAAACAGGAGATAAGAAATATTACTTTGAATGAACTGGTAAGCAGTGTCAGGGATTTGGCTTCCAAAGGTTACAGATTGGTGCAGATGAGCTGTACAAATTTTGGGGAAAATGTGCAGCTGAACTACTCCTTTGATAAGGATTATGAGTTTATTAATTTGAGGTTGGATATTCCATCGGATACTCAAGTACAGAGTATAAGCAATATATACTGGAGTGCTGTCATGTACGAAAATGAAATACACGACCTCTTTGGATTGAAATTTAATGGAATGGCAATTGACTTCAAAGGTAATTTGTATAGGACCTCAGTAAAGATACCTTTCGGAAGTTGTTGA
- a CDS encoding MutS-related protein → MEDLHLKVLEKPTISLLWPNDEYYKSWMKNAVYTRRFVEDLSIDAILDEIRFDRTEREKIKLLFANPCTDEEVLQYRLDIMQDFLDNDWILNNFKEFAKTMDFVLSCSKERFANIKGIHVQTYFFEKASAYTALISGIKSCLKEKSANIKSEGLKRLLKYVERISEEDEFRTMAEEIKRVTEEYEKIPDVYLELDYYQGLKEITFNIEKVKMHKSFKEPLISQLLSSGAAFLDNNEKSYINIYYEARFSRLEEIIFERLQMKNPEVLESLQTFYNRYSEQDFEDICGIKTEAEFYIKLTELIKRIERLGLKFCKPLIEKDTEMNTKIDGLYDLTLALQRIKDGKYELAKEVVCNDLRFDEEGQIFVLTGPNKGGKTTYIRSVGIAQVLFQAGCFVPASRAQMSIVDAIHTHFPEEEALGIDKGRLGKEAERISVIINNSTSKSLVLLNETFSSTREVDGYYLGRDVLKILMKLRCKGIYVTHFGELADDIDALNEVVPDGSKLACLVAGIEDTDNKGIMGNRTYKIKRMKSSGLGYSRDIVLKHGLSLEQIIELLKIRGYIPN, encoded by the coding sequence ATGGAAGATTTACATTTGAAAGTACTTGAAAAGCCAACAATCAGCTTATTGTGGCCAAACGATGAATACTATAAGTCATGGATGAAAAATGCAGTATATACCAGAAGATTTGTCGAGGATCTAAGCATTGATGCAATATTGGATGAGATCAGGTTTGACAGGACTGAACGTGAAAAAATCAAGTTATTGTTTGCAAACCCATGTACCGACGAAGAGGTATTGCAATACAGATTGGATATAATGCAGGATTTTCTGGATAATGATTGGATTTTAAACAACTTTAAAGAGTTTGCTAAAACAATGGATTTTGTACTAAGCTGTTCAAAGGAAAGATTTGCAAATATAAAGGGAATTCATGTTCAAACATATTTTTTTGAAAAAGCTTCTGCTTATACAGCTTTAATTTCGGGGATAAAAAGTTGCCTGAAAGAAAAAAGTGCAAATATAAAGTCTGAAGGTCTTAAGCGGCTACTTAAATATGTTGAGAGAATCAGTGAAGAAGATGAATTTAGAACAATGGCTGAGGAAATAAAGAGAGTCACTGAGGAATATGAAAAAATACCCGATGTGTATCTCGAACTTGATTACTATCAGGGTTTAAAAGAAATTACATTTAATATTGAAAAGGTAAAGATGCATAAATCCTTCAAGGAACCTTTAATATCCCAATTACTTAGCAGCGGGGCAGCGTTTCTGGACAATAATGAGAAAAGTTACATTAACATATATTATGAAGCTCGATTTTCAAGACTGGAAGAAATTATATTTGAGAGATTGCAGATGAAAAACCCCGAGGTTCTGGAAAGTTTGCAGACTTTTTATAATAGGTATTCCGAGCAGGATTTTGAAGATATCTGCGGCATAAAAACCGAGGCGGAATTCTATATAAAGCTTACCGAACTTATAAAGCGCATAGAGAGGCTAGGACTTAAGTTTTGCAAACCCTTGATAGAAAAGGACACAGAGATGAACACAAAAATTGACGGGCTTTATGATTTGACCTTGGCGCTGCAAAGGATAAAAGACGGAAAATATGAGCTCGCAAAAGAGGTTGTTTGTAATGATTTGAGGTTTGATGAAGAGGGACAGATTTTTGTTTTGACTGGACCTAACAAAGGAGGAAAGACAACATATATTCGTTCGGTGGGAATTGCTCAGGTTCTTTTTCAGGCAGGCTGCTTTGTTCCGGCATCAAGGGCACAGATGAGCATTGTAGATGCCATTCACACTCATTTTCCTGAAGAAGAAGCTTTGGGAATTGATAAAGGAAGACTTGGTAAAGAGGCAGAGAGAATATCTGTAATTATAAATAATTCCACTTCAAAAAGTTTGGTTCTTTTAAATGAAACTTTTTCAAGTACAAGAGAAGTTGATGGATATTACCTTGGAAGAGACGTGCTCAAAATTTTAATGAAACTCAGATGTAAAGGCATTTATGTTACTCACTTTGGCGAGCTTGCTGATGATATTGACGCATTAAATGAGGTGGTTCCCGATGGAAGCAAGCTTGCATGTCTTGTGGCAGGAATTGAGGATACCGATAATAAAGGAATAATGGGGAACAGGACTTACAAGATAAAAAGAATGAAGTCCTCAGGACTTGGTTATTCAAGGGATATAGTTTTAAAACACGGACTTTCTTTGGAACAGATTATTGAACTTCTTAAGATTAGAGGATATATTCCCAATTAG